The following coding sequences lie in one Hoplias malabaricus isolate fHopMal1 chromosome 14, fHopMal1.hap1, whole genome shotgun sequence genomic window:
- the ifrd2 gene encoding interferon-related developmental regulator 2 isoform X3, which yields MVESAATTWRNGGKGESGASDDELASDVLSHYSSASESASVLEDGTGEVVDEQTAQEETEDKLKQCIDNLMDKSAKARLAALESLRSAFSSRVLYDFLLERRLTISDCLERSLKKGGGDEQAAAATLFALFCVQLGGGVEAGECFQMLRPILSSIMSDSCASLPARQSCARALSLCCYVSASDDIDDLLKCMGNLETIFVGSYPHGDGSLPSVKAGIPALHSAALQAWALLCTLCPASRIESIVNYHLPRLQACLDSNDVNFRIAVGETIALLYELGRDIDQEFEYEDCDALCESLKGLATDSNKYRAKNDRRKQRSIFREVLHYIENEEFSEEKVRFGIEVIYIDGWVRRRIYEVFKEVLESGVSLHLKLNPLLRDIFGLGAPLILDAAVKANKISRTERHLFNSAASKARTKLRNKVRDKRADVM from the exons ATGGTGGAATCTGCGGCCACAACGT ggagAAATGGAGGGAAAGGGGAATCGGGAGCCAGTGATGACGAGTTGGCGTCTGATGTTCTCAGTCACTACAGCAGCGCCAGTGAGAGTGCATCCGTGTTGGAAGACGGAACAG GAGAGGTAGTGGATGAACAGACTGCTCAGGAAGAAACGGAAGACAAACTAAAGCAATGTATCGATAATCTGATGGACAAGAG TGCCAAGGCCCGTCTGGCAGCATTGGAGAGTTTGCGTTCTGCCTTTTCGTCCAGAGTTTTATATGACTTCCTGCTGGAGAGACGACTCACTATCAGTGACTGCCTGGAGCGGAGCCTGAAGAAAG GTGGAGGGGATGAGCAGGCTGCAGCAGCTACACTATTTGCTCTCTTCTGCGTACAACTGGGAGGTGGAGTTGAAGCGGGGGAGTGCTTCCAAATGCTCCGGCCGATCCTCAGCTCCATTATGAGTGACAGTTGTGCCAGCCTGCCAGCTCGTCAGAGT TGCGCCCGTGCCTTGAGCCTTTGCTGTTATGTATCTGCATCAGATGATATTGAT GACTTGTTGAAGTGTATGGGGAATTTAGAAACTATATTTGTAGGGTCATATCCACATGGCGATGGCAGTTTACCCTCTGTCAAAGCGGGAATTCCTGCACTCCACAGCGCTGCCCTACAGGCATGGGCTTTGCTCTGCACCCTGTGCCCTGCATCCCGCATTGAAAGCATTGTCAACTA TCATTTGCCACGGTTGCAGGCCTGTTTAGACAGCAATGATGTGAACTTCCGGATTGCTGTGGGTGAGACCATTGCTCTGCTGTATGAACTGGGGCGAGACATTGACCAG GAGTTTGAGTATGAAGATTGTGATGCACTGTGTGAGAGCCTAAAGGGTTTGGCCACAGACAGCAATAAATATCGGGCCAAAAACGATCGGCGGAAACAGCGCTCCATATTTCGTGAGGTTCTGCATTACATCGAG AATGAGGAATTCTCAGAGGAAAAAGTCCGTTTTGGAATTGAGGTGATCTACATAGATGGCTGGGTGCGTCGCCGGATTTATGAAGTCTTCAAAGAGGTGCTAGAGTCTGGAGTCAGCCTGCATCTCAAG TTAAACCCACTATTGAGAGATATCTTTGGCCTTGGAGCACCTCTTATTCTGGATGCTGCTGTGAAAGCCAACAAGATCTCGCGCACAGAGAGG CATTTGTTCAATTCTGCTGCCTCCAAAGCTCGGACTAAACTGCGGAACAAAGTGAGGGACAAACGAGCAGATGTGATGTGA
- the c14h1orf174 gene encoding UPF0688 protein C1orf174 homolog: MRNKQSYGNRREEKKTVPLKRLSVKSSTECVKRRALRRLVSEVGAEGRTQMAGESGERRRTPRAHHSVGGSEEKPSRDPDESVKTQMGITSPKERRGKENNAGKSSPAGADKSSSSAGKSELENSALQTDRSVFFDEDSNHVFPVEQFFGNLDVVEEFSRSVTVLDGMSRREYRRLHYYAKEDSDEEQT, from the exons ATGCGAAACAAACAG AGCTACGGGAAccggagagaagagaagaagactGTCCCTTTAAAGCGGCTCAGTGTGAAAAGTTCAACTGAG TGTGTAAAGAGGAGGGCTCTCCGCAGGTTGGTGTCCGAGGTTGGAGCTGAAGGCAGAACTCAGATGGCCGGAGAAAGCGGAGAGAGAAGACGGACCCCAAGAGCACATCACAGCGTCGGGGGATCAGAAGAGAAACCGAGCCGGGATCCGGACGAAAGCGTCAAAACACAGATGGGAATTACGAGCCCTAAAGAGCGACGAGGGAAGGAGAACAACGCGGGGAAATCAAGCCCTGCAGGTGCGGACAAATCAAGCTCCAGCGCAGGGAAATCGGAGCTGGAGAATTCGGCGCTGCAGACGGACCGCAGTGTTTTTTTCGATGAGGACAGCAACCACGTGTTCCCAGTGGAGCAGTTCTTTGGGAACCTGGATGTAGTTGAG GAGTTCTCACGCAGTGTCACTGTCCTAGATGGCATGAGCAGACGAGAGTACAGGAGACTCCATTACTACGCTAAAGAGGACAGTGATGAGGAGCAGACATAA
- the ifrd2 gene encoding interferon-related developmental regulator 2 isoform X1 — translation MPRSKKGKRGGTSGKGSLRQEVLQLQLSAKTALSRPGRNGGKGESGASDDELASDVLSHYSSASESASVLEDGTGEVVDEQTAQEETEDKLKQCIDNLMDKSAKARLAALESLRSAFSSRVLYDFLLERRLTISDCLERSLKKGGGDEQAAAATLFALFCVQLGGGVEAGECFQMLRPILSSIMSDSCASLPARQSCARALSLCCYVSASDDIDDLLKCMGNLETIFVGSYPHGDGSLPSVKAGIPALHSAALQAWALLCTLCPASRIESIVNYHLPRLQACLDSNDVNFRIAVGETIALLYELGRDIDQEFEYEDCDALCESLKGLATDSNKYRAKNDRRKQRSIFREVLHYIENEEFSEEKVRFGIEVIYIDGWVRRRIYEVFKEVLESGVSLHLKLNPLLRDIFGLGAPLILDAAVKANKISRTERHLFNSAASKARTKLRNKVRDKRADVM, via the exons ATGCCACGGAGTAAAAAAGGGAAACGTGGTGGCACTTCAGGCAAGG GCTCACTTCGCCAAGAAGTGCTTCAGTTGCAGCTGTCAGCCAAGACGGCACTGTCACGTCCAG ggagAAATGGAGGGAAAGGGGAATCGGGAGCCAGTGATGACGAGTTGGCGTCTGATGTTCTCAGTCACTACAGCAGCGCCAGTGAGAGTGCATCCGTGTTGGAAGACGGAACAG GAGAGGTAGTGGATGAACAGACTGCTCAGGAAGAAACGGAAGACAAACTAAAGCAATGTATCGATAATCTGATGGACAAGAG TGCCAAGGCCCGTCTGGCAGCATTGGAGAGTTTGCGTTCTGCCTTTTCGTCCAGAGTTTTATATGACTTCCTGCTGGAGAGACGACTCACTATCAGTGACTGCCTGGAGCGGAGCCTGAAGAAAG GTGGAGGGGATGAGCAGGCTGCAGCAGCTACACTATTTGCTCTCTTCTGCGTACAACTGGGAGGTGGAGTTGAAGCGGGGGAGTGCTTCCAAATGCTCCGGCCGATCCTCAGCTCCATTATGAGTGACAGTTGTGCCAGCCTGCCAGCTCGTCAGAGT TGCGCCCGTGCCTTGAGCCTTTGCTGTTATGTATCTGCATCAGATGATATTGAT GACTTGTTGAAGTGTATGGGGAATTTAGAAACTATATTTGTAGGGTCATATCCACATGGCGATGGCAGTTTACCCTCTGTCAAAGCGGGAATTCCTGCACTCCACAGCGCTGCCCTACAGGCATGGGCTTTGCTCTGCACCCTGTGCCCTGCATCCCGCATTGAAAGCATTGTCAACTA TCATTTGCCACGGTTGCAGGCCTGTTTAGACAGCAATGATGTGAACTTCCGGATTGCTGTGGGTGAGACCATTGCTCTGCTGTATGAACTGGGGCGAGACATTGACCAG GAGTTTGAGTATGAAGATTGTGATGCACTGTGTGAGAGCCTAAAGGGTTTGGCCACAGACAGCAATAAATATCGGGCCAAAAACGATCGGCGGAAACAGCGCTCCATATTTCGTGAGGTTCTGCATTACATCGAG AATGAGGAATTCTCAGAGGAAAAAGTCCGTTTTGGAATTGAGGTGATCTACATAGATGGCTGGGTGCGTCGCCGGATTTATGAAGTCTTCAAAGAGGTGCTAGAGTCTGGAGTCAGCCTGCATCTCAAG TTAAACCCACTATTGAGAGATATCTTTGGCCTTGGAGCACCTCTTATTCTGGATGCTGCTGTGAAAGCCAACAAGATCTCGCGCACAGAGAGG CATTTGTTCAATTCTGCTGCCTCCAAAGCTCGGACTAAACTGCGGAACAAAGTGAGGGACAAACGAGCAGATGTGATGTGA
- the ifrd2 gene encoding interferon-related developmental regulator 2 isoform X2, with the protein MPRSKKGKRGGTSGKGRNGGKGESGASDDELASDVLSHYSSASESASVLEDGTGEVVDEQTAQEETEDKLKQCIDNLMDKSAKARLAALESLRSAFSSRVLYDFLLERRLTISDCLERSLKKGGGDEQAAAATLFALFCVQLGGGVEAGECFQMLRPILSSIMSDSCASLPARQSCARALSLCCYVSASDDIDDLLKCMGNLETIFVGSYPHGDGSLPSVKAGIPALHSAALQAWALLCTLCPASRIESIVNYHLPRLQACLDSNDVNFRIAVGETIALLYELGRDIDQEFEYEDCDALCESLKGLATDSNKYRAKNDRRKQRSIFREVLHYIENEEFSEEKVRFGIEVIYIDGWVRRRIYEVFKEVLESGVSLHLKLNPLLRDIFGLGAPLILDAAVKANKISRTERHLFNSAASKARTKLRNKVRDKRADVM; encoded by the exons ATGCCACGGAGTAAAAAAGGGAAACGTGGTGGCACTTCAGGCAAGG ggagAAATGGAGGGAAAGGGGAATCGGGAGCCAGTGATGACGAGTTGGCGTCTGATGTTCTCAGTCACTACAGCAGCGCCAGTGAGAGTGCATCCGTGTTGGAAGACGGAACAG GAGAGGTAGTGGATGAACAGACTGCTCAGGAAGAAACGGAAGACAAACTAAAGCAATGTATCGATAATCTGATGGACAAGAG TGCCAAGGCCCGTCTGGCAGCATTGGAGAGTTTGCGTTCTGCCTTTTCGTCCAGAGTTTTATATGACTTCCTGCTGGAGAGACGACTCACTATCAGTGACTGCCTGGAGCGGAGCCTGAAGAAAG GTGGAGGGGATGAGCAGGCTGCAGCAGCTACACTATTTGCTCTCTTCTGCGTACAACTGGGAGGTGGAGTTGAAGCGGGGGAGTGCTTCCAAATGCTCCGGCCGATCCTCAGCTCCATTATGAGTGACAGTTGTGCCAGCCTGCCAGCTCGTCAGAGT TGCGCCCGTGCCTTGAGCCTTTGCTGTTATGTATCTGCATCAGATGATATTGAT GACTTGTTGAAGTGTATGGGGAATTTAGAAACTATATTTGTAGGGTCATATCCACATGGCGATGGCAGTTTACCCTCTGTCAAAGCGGGAATTCCTGCACTCCACAGCGCTGCCCTACAGGCATGGGCTTTGCTCTGCACCCTGTGCCCTGCATCCCGCATTGAAAGCATTGTCAACTA TCATTTGCCACGGTTGCAGGCCTGTTTAGACAGCAATGATGTGAACTTCCGGATTGCTGTGGGTGAGACCATTGCTCTGCTGTATGAACTGGGGCGAGACATTGACCAG GAGTTTGAGTATGAAGATTGTGATGCACTGTGTGAGAGCCTAAAGGGTTTGGCCACAGACAGCAATAAATATCGGGCCAAAAACGATCGGCGGAAACAGCGCTCCATATTTCGTGAGGTTCTGCATTACATCGAG AATGAGGAATTCTCAGAGGAAAAAGTCCGTTTTGGAATTGAGGTGATCTACATAGATGGCTGGGTGCGTCGCCGGATTTATGAAGTCTTCAAAGAGGTGCTAGAGTCTGGAGTCAGCCTGCATCTCAAG TTAAACCCACTATTGAGAGATATCTTTGGCCTTGGAGCACCTCTTATTCTGGATGCTGCTGTGAAAGCCAACAAGATCTCGCGCACAGAGAGG CATTTGTTCAATTCTGCTGCCTCCAAAGCTCGGACTAAACTGCGGAACAAAGTGAGGGACAAACGAGCAGATGTGATGTGA
- the b3gnt7l gene encoding UDP-GlcNAc:betaGal beta-1,3-N-acetylglucosaminyltransferase 7, like, with product MFGMENLFRRRRLLKTLFSLTLVFGTLLTIQKFTMDPVRWRPVKSAPTGNDLSRLHGNTSAPSWNITTANCSAGALNVGAKELLSKLEPRFQQFVRHRRCRYYPMLLNHPEKCAEKDDIHVLLVVKSVIEEHERREAVRRTWGAERLVHGKRVKTLFLLGTPSTGKDAKNLQKLLEYEDRIYGDILQWDFMDTFFNLTLKEVNFLRWFYIYCAHVPFVFKGDDDVFVNTENLVDLTFFRTEEGRAHQLFVGDTISKAVPIRNKQSKYYIPKELYNKLYPPYVGGGGFLMSSRIALKLFAASEGLELFPIDDVFLGMCLQRLGRVPEPHPGFKTFGIVRRRVSAMNSDPCFFRQLLVVHKLSARDLLNMWRAVQDQKLTCAKKYSL from the coding sequence ATGTTTGGCATGGAGAATCTGTTCCGGCGCAGGCGACTCCTGAAGACCCTCTTCAGCTTGACGCTCGTGTTCGGCACACTGCTGACCATCCAGAAGTTCACGATGGACCCTGTGCGCTGGAGACCCGTTAAGAGCGCGCCAACGGGCAATGACTTGAGCCGCTTGCACGGGAACACTTCTGCGCCTTCGTGGAACATTACCACGGCAAACTGCAGCGCAGGTGCCTTGAACGTGGGCGCCAAGGAATTACTCAGCAAGCTCGAGCCTCGCTTCCAGCAGTTCGTGAGGCACCGACGCTGTCGGTATTACCCCATGCTGCTGAACCACCCGGAGAAGTGCGCCGAAAAGGACGACATTCACGTGCTTCTGGTGGTAAAGTCCGTGATCGAGGAGCATGAGAGGCGCGAGGCCGTGCGTCGGACGTGGGGAGCGGAGCGTCTTGTGCACGGCAAGCGCGTGAAGACGCTCTTTCTTCTGGGCACTCCGTCCACGGGGAAGGACGCCAAGAACCTGCAGAAGCTGCTGGAGTACGAGGACCGTATCTATGGAGACATCCTGCAATGGGACTTCATGGACACCTTCTTCAATCTCACGCTGAAGGAGGTCAACTTCTTAAGGTGGTTCTACATCTACTGCGCGCACGTGCCCTTCGTCTTCAAAGGGGACGACGACGTGTTCGTCAACACCGAGAACCTGGTGGACCTGACCTTTTTCAGGACCGAGGAGGGCCGCGCGCACCAGCTCTTCGTGGGCGACACCATCTCCAAAGCGGTGCCCATCAGAAACAAGCAGAGCAAGTACTACATCCCCAAGGAGCTGTACAACAAACTTTACCCGCCTTACGTGGGCGGCGGTGGATTCCTCATGTCCTCGCGCATCGCCCTCAAGCTCTTCGCCGCCTCCGAGGGTCTCGAGCTCTTCCCCATAGACGACGTGTTCCTGGGCATGTGCCTGCAGCGGCTGGGGCGCGTGCCCGAGCCGCACCCGGGTTTTAAGACGTTCGGCATCGTGAGGCGCCGCGTGAGCGCAATGAACAGCGACCCGTGCTTCTTTCGCCAGCTCTTGGTGGTGCACAAGCTGAGTGCGCGCGACCTGCTGAACATGTGGCGCGCTGTGCAGGATCAAAAGCTCACATGCGCCAAGAAATACAGCCTCTAG
- the dffb gene encoding DNA fragmentation factor subunit beta — MKRLFSETKPKLFKLRRKGESKKYGVAASTLKELVKKGCSVFQVSASKAQCCLYEDGTVLTEDYFRHVPDNTELVLLSAGESWSGSVVCDLGQVLNLDRHADKVITAARTLLLDDREELPAKRRKLLGDLLCNLKDNAELENRADDKDWFEGIDTRFKTKSAYMKYNCEQRIRGYLKEVDGHTRTIQGSRMKSEYKKVVVSLAEMLKSQRYNGCLFDRTEKDLHRLCTKEGWFSCQGAFDQENCQSLHSINPYGNRESRILFSTWNLDHRIEKKRTIIPTLVEALNGKKSSDINLDYFYKLLFTCENLKLVHIVCHKKGAHDLKCDSGKVFKKTKK; from the exons ATGAAACGACTCTTCTCAGAAACAAAACCCAAACTCTTTAAACTcaggagaaagggagagagtaaAAAATACGGAGTAGCAGCGTCGACTCTGAAGGAGTTGGTCAAGAAAGGGTGCAGTGTGTTTCAG GTGTCTGCGTCCAAAGCCCAGTGCTGCTTGTACGAGGACGGAACCGTTTTAACAGAAGACTATTTCCGTCATGTTCCTGACAACACGGAGTTAGTTCTGCTTTCTGCCGGAGAGAGCTGGAGCGGCT CTGTAGTGTGTGACCTTGGTCAGGTTCTGAATTTGGATAGGCATGCAGACAAGGTCATCACTGCGGCAAGAACCCTGTTGCTGGACGATAGAGAAGAGCTTCCCGCTAAAAGGAGGAAACTCCTGGGAGATCTGCTGTGTAATCTGAAAGATAACGCTGAGCTGGAGAACAGAGCTGATGACAAGGACTGGTTTGAGG GGATTGACACAAGGTTTAAGACCAAGTCGGCATATATGAAGTACAACTGCGAGCAGAGGATACGGGGCTACCTTAAAGAG GTGGATGGTCATACTCGGACCATTCAGGGATCTAGGATGAAAAGTGAATATAAGAAGGTGGTGGTGAGCTTGGCAGAAATGCTCAAATCACAGCGTTACAATGGCTGTTTATTTGACAGGACGGAGAAGGACCTGCATCGACTCTGCACTAAGGAAGGCTGGTTTTCTTGCCAG GGTGCTTTTGATCAGGAAAACTGTCAGTCCCTCCATTCAATAAACCCGTATGGAAACCGTGAGAGCAGGATACTCTTTAGCACTTGGAATCTTGATCACAG AATTGAGAAGAAAAGGACAATCATTCCAACACTTGTGGAAGCACTTAATGGTAAAAAGAGCAGCGACATAAACCTGGACTATTTCTACAAACTGCTGTTTACCTGTGAGAACCTCAAACTTGTCCACATCGTTTGCCACAAAAAAGGGGCTCATGACTTGAAGTGTGATTCAGGCaaagtctttaaaaaaacaaagaagtgA